One window of Pirellulales bacterium genomic DNA carries:
- a CDS encoding ABC transporter ATP-binding protein, with the protein MPNNPPPPKPVLETRELHVSFGRQAVLREINLKVPRGQTLAVIGESGCGKTVLLKTLIGLVGPSKGSVLFDGQDLATLDEQQLNQQRIRFGFVFQQAALFDSMTVAQNVAFPLRQHHAASDAKIRETVAKRLAEVGLPDTVMNKKPAELSGGMRKRVGLARALAMAPEVILYDEPTTGLDPIMSDVINELILRTREGNPVTSVVVTHDMNTAHKVADRVVMLYPIGRLRSDEPQVLFDGTPSQLDGADDPRVSQFVHGEARERLMEMREMANGY; encoded by the coding sequence ATGCCCAACAACCCGCCACCGCCAAAGCCGGTCCTCGAAACGCGCGAGCTGCACGTCAGCTTCGGCCGTCAAGCGGTCCTGCGCGAGATCAACCTGAAGGTGCCGCGTGGACAGACGCTGGCCGTCATCGGCGAGAGCGGCTGCGGCAAAACCGTGCTGCTGAAAACGTTGATCGGCCTCGTCGGACCGAGCAAGGGAAGCGTGCTGTTCGACGGCCAAGACCTGGCAACGCTCGACGAGCAACAGCTCAATCAGCAGCGAATCCGCTTCGGCTTCGTGTTTCAACAGGCTGCCTTGTTCGACAGCATGACCGTGGCGCAAAACGTCGCTTTTCCGCTTCGGCAGCACCACGCGGCCAGTGACGCCAAGATTCGCGAAACGGTCGCCAAGCGGCTGGCCGAAGTCGGTTTGCCCGACACGGTAATGAACAAAAAACCCGCCGAGCTTTCGGGCGGCATGCGAAAGCGCGTGGGCCTGGCCCGCGCCCTGGCGATGGCCCCGGAGGTGATTCTGTACGACGAGCCGACGACCGGGCTCGACCCGATCATGAGCGACGTCATCAACGAGTTGATCTTGCGCACCCGCGAGGGCAACCCGGTGACGAGCGTGGTCGTGACGCACGATATGAACACGGCCCACAAGGTGGCCGACCGGGTCGTGATGCTCTATCCGATCGGCCGGTTGCGCTCCGATGAGCCGCAGGTGCTCTTCGACGGCACGCCCTCGCAGCTCGACGGCGCCGACGACCCCCGCGTCTCGCAATTCGTTCACGGCGAAGCGCGCGAGCGGTTGATGGAAATGCGTGAGATGGCCAACGGATATTAG
- a CDS encoding MlaD family protein: MDERVMRFRVGVVALATILVAITLVLLIGGAPSALHTTYQLQVKFNEAPGVAQDTPVRKFGIRIGKVSSVGFAEDNSGAVIFVEIDSAVQLRSDENFRIDRGVLGDAVLEVFDEDPTKTPPQYLQPGAELEGTVRKDPLQIVASLEGSLADALASIATTSTEIGDLASRVNELLGNNEEQVVRIVDKMEKTIDRLAGAVASTDELLSDPLLKENLKRSISDLPEVLTDAREAIGGLKTALTGVDRNLANLEGLTRPLGERGSVLVANIESSTTKLDKVLSDLSAFSAGLSDGTGTLGQLMNNPDVYQQLNEAATNINQLVKELRPIVNDARIFTDKLARHGLNGALKRDTGTKRTPEELGLERAPAASHFPFFRHE; this comes from the coding sequence ATGGACGAACGAGTGATGCGTTTTCGCGTGGGGGTCGTGGCGCTGGCCACCATCCTCGTGGCCATCACGTTGGTGCTGTTGATCGGCGGCGCTCCCTCGGCATTGCACACGACGTATCAGCTCCAGGTGAAGTTCAACGAGGCTCCGGGCGTGGCCCAAGATACGCCGGTCCGCAAGTTCGGCATCCGCATCGGCAAGGTGTCGAGCGTGGGCTTTGCCGAAGACAACTCCGGAGCGGTCATCTTCGTCGAAATCGACTCCGCGGTACAACTCCGCAGCGACGAGAACTTTCGCATCGACCGGGGCGTGCTGGGCGACGCGGTGCTGGAGGTGTTCGACGAAGATCCCACCAAGACGCCCCCACAATATCTACAACCCGGCGCCGAACTCGAAGGGACCGTCCGCAAAGACCCCTTGCAGATCGTGGCCAGTCTCGAAGGGAGTCTGGCGGACGCCCTGGCCTCCATCGCCACCACGAGCACCGAAATCGGCGACTTGGCCAGCCGGGTGAACGAACTGCTGGGCAACAACGAAGAGCAGGTGGTGCGGATCGTCGACAAGATGGAAAAGACGATCGACCGTCTGGCCGGCGCCGTGGCCAGCACCGACGAGCTGCTCAGCGATCCGTTGCTCAAAGAGAACCTCAAGCGGTCGATTTCCGACCTGCCCGAAGTGCTCACCGACGCGCGGGAGGCGATCGGCGGCTTAAAGACCGCGCTCACGGGCGTCGACCGCAACCTGGCGAATCTCGAAGGGCTGACGCGCCCGTTGGGCGAGCGCGGCAGCGTGTTGGTGGCCAACATCGAAAGCTCGACGACCAAGCTCGACAAGGTGCTCAGCGACCTTTCGGCCTTCAGCGCGGGGCTGAGCGACGGCACGGGCACGTTGGGGCAATTGATGAACAACCCCGACGTCTACCAGCAGCTCAACGAGGCGGCCACGAACATCAACCAACTCGTCAAGGAATTGCGTCCGATTGTGAATGACGCCCGCATCTTCACCGACAAGCTGGCGCGCCACGGGCTGAACGGCGCGTTGAAGCGCGACACCGGCACGAAGCGCACTCCTGAGGAGCTCGGCCTGGAGCGCGCTCCGGCCGCGAGTCACTTTCCTTTCTTCCGGCACGAGTAA
- a CDS encoding ABC transporter permease, with translation MAGLPRVVAGIVGWISAFGGLLLDKLVALGDIALFGLRTIRWLTTRRPLQGTLLPSFYQIGVLSLPVVALTGTFIGMVLAEQSYAQFRFFRLETRLGGVINVSLLRELGPVLAATMLAGRVGSAMAAELGTMRVTEQIDALASMGANPIHYLVVPRFLGCLLLIPTLTVMADFMGVLGGAFYSIERLSIDSHHYFENSRQVVRVFDLFQGAFKSLFFGAAIALISCHRGFHCDPGAEGVGRAATSAFVFSFVMILVLDLLLGIVLNTVYYYLWPEGTHLI, from the coding sequence ATGGCCGGCTTGCCGCGGGTGGTCGCGGGCATCGTCGGCTGGATTTCGGCCTTTGGAGGACTGTTACTCGACAAACTCGTGGCGCTGGGCGACATTGCGCTGTTTGGACTGCGAACGATTCGCTGGCTGACAACGCGTCGCCCGTTGCAGGGGACGCTGTTGCCCAGCTTCTATCAAATCGGAGTTCTGAGCCTGCCGGTGGTGGCCCTGACCGGCACCTTCATTGGCATGGTGCTGGCCGAGCAGAGTTATGCCCAGTTTCGCTTTTTTCGGTTGGAGACACGGTTGGGCGGGGTGATCAACGTCTCGTTGCTGCGAGAACTTGGCCCGGTGCTGGCCGCGACGATGTTGGCAGGCCGGGTGGGCAGTGCCATGGCGGCCGAGCTGGGCACCATGCGCGTGACGGAGCAAATCGACGCGCTGGCCAGCATGGGCGCCAACCCCATCCATTACCTGGTGGTGCCGCGGTTCCTCGGTTGTCTGCTGCTCATTCCGACGCTGACCGTGATGGCCGATTTCATGGGCGTGTTGGGCGGGGCGTTTTACAGCATCGAGCGGCTGAGCATCGATTCGCATCATTATTTCGAGAATTCACGGCAGGTGGTGCGCGTGTTCGATCTGTTCCAGGGCGCCTTCAAGAGCCTGTTTTTTGGCGCGGCGATCGCTCTGATAAGCTGCCATCGCGGCTTTCATTGCGACCCTGGCGCCGAGGGAGTGGGCCGGGCGGCCACCAGCGCCTTCGTCTTTTCGTTTGTCATGATTCTCGTGCTCGACCTGCTGCTGGGCATCGTGCTCAACACCGTTTATTACTATCTTTGGCCCGAAGGAACGCATCTGATTTAG
- a CDS encoding amidohydrolase: MIASPTPLLAADPADWVQGDNLEQLVALYRHFHSHPELSMQEKETAARLAKELQASGAKVTQNVGGYGVVAVMENGKGKTLLIRTDLDALPVTERTDLVYASKVTVKGAGGLETGVMHACGHDIHITSLVGVARYLAANKDKWTGTVVFIGQPAEERGEGAKAMLDDGLFTRFPRPDFALALHVDSTLASNKVGYLAGYALANVDSVDIVVRGKGGHGAFPHMTIDPIVEAARLIVDLQTLVSREMKPTEPAVVTVGSIHGGTKHNVIADTCHLQLTVRSYSDEVRQKLIDGIKRKAKASAASSGAPEPTVTVTEGTPAMYNDDKLVARLVPVFRKTFGDDCVLPSEPSMGGEDFSRYGLAGVPSFMFRVGALEEKRLARYQQLGQIPPSLHSPLFYPDAELTLATAVTAMSTAALDLLSKGGAAP, translated from the coding sequence TTGATAGCAAGCCCCACCCCACTTCTCGCCGCTGACCCTGCCGATTGGGTCCAAGGCGACAATCTCGAACAACTCGTCGCTCTCTACCGGCATTTCCACAGCCACCCGGAACTCTCGATGCAGGAGAAGGAGACGGCCGCCCGATTGGCGAAGGAACTGCAGGCCAGCGGCGCGAAGGTGACGCAAAACGTCGGCGGCTACGGCGTCGTGGCCGTGATGGAAAACGGAAAGGGCAAGACGCTGCTCATCCGCACCGATCTCGACGCTTTGCCCGTCACCGAGCGGACCGACCTGGTCTATGCCTCCAAAGTCACGGTCAAGGGCGCGGGCGGCCTGGAGACCGGCGTGATGCACGCCTGCGGGCACGACATTCACATCACCAGCCTGGTCGGCGTCGCCCGCTACCTGGCGGCCAACAAGGACAAGTGGACCGGCACGGTCGTCTTCATCGGGCAGCCGGCCGAAGAGCGCGGCGAAGGTGCCAAGGCCATGCTCGACGACGGGCTGTTCACTCGCTTTCCGCGCCCCGACTTTGCCCTGGCGCTGCACGTCGATTCGACGCTGGCCTCCAATAAGGTCGGCTACCTGGCGGGTTATGCGCTGGCCAACGTCGACAGCGTCGACATTGTGGTCCGCGGCAAAGGCGGGCACGGCGCTTTTCCGCACATGACGATCGACCCGATCGTCGAAGCCGCCCGGCTGATCGTCGATTTGCAGACGCTCGTCAGCCGCGAGATGAAGCCGACCGAGCCGGCGGTGGTCACGGTCGGCTCGATCCACGGCGGCACCAAGCACAACGTGATCGCCGACACCTGCCACCTGCAGCTCACCGTGCGGAGCTACTCCGACGAAGTCCGCCAGAAGCTGATCGACGGCATCAAGCGGAAGGCCAAGGCCAGCGCCGCCAGCTCCGGCGCTCCGGAGCCGACCGTCACTGTGACGGAGGGTACGCCCGCCATGTACAACGACGACAAGCTCGTCGCGCGGCTGGTGCCGGTCTTCCGAAAAACGTTCGGCGACGATTGCGTGCTGCCTTCGGAGCCATCGATGGGCGGCGAAGATTTCAGCCGTTACGGCCTGGCCGGCGTGCCGAGCTTCATGTTCCGCGTGGGCGCGTTGGAAGAGAAGCGGCTGGCCCGCTACCAGCAGCTTGGGCAGATCCCGCCGTCGCTGCACTCGCCGCTGTTCTATCCCGACGCCGAGCTGACGCTGGCCACCGCGGTCACGGCCATGTCGACCGCCGCCTTGGATTTGCTGAGCAAGGGCGGCGCGGCGCCCTAG